In Candidatus Binatia bacterium, one DNA window encodes the following:
- a CDS encoding FlgD immunoglobulin-like domain containing protein: MRIPGFASIVVTGCIALAGPSALAQTASSDENFTYKLEKTARFETGCFAMCDCAIVTHPIQGTFSLQHTGFDPLYDYYAVTDVRWVVSDASTYATITGSGTYKRGGEFALVHQLVLDLSVDGKPAQHFDSGQIVGGSEWPRIVIDVSLHQNSACVDTLIHVDATDPIATGIAATGASQAPWVKVAPNPFRGETEFSLAVPKAGEVEVVVYDASGRAVRHLRSGWMASGVHPLVWDGRRDSGSSCASGVYFVGARVGTERITSRIVKVD; the protein is encoded by the coding sequence ATGAGGATCCCCGGGTTCGCATCCATCGTGGTCACCGGCTGCATCGCGCTCGCCGGCCCGAGCGCCCTCGCCCAGACCGCATCGTCCGACGAAAATTTCACGTACAAGCTCGAGAAGACCGCCCGCTTCGAGACCGGCTGCTTCGCCATGTGCGATTGCGCCATCGTCACGCATCCCATCCAGGGCACCTTCAGCCTGCAGCACACCGGATTCGACCCCCTGTACGACTACTACGCGGTCACCGATGTGCGCTGGGTCGTCTCCGACGCCAGCACCTACGCCACCATCACCGGCTCCGGCACCTACAAGCGGGGGGGCGAATTCGCGCTCGTGCATCAGCTCGTCCTGGACCTCTCGGTGGACGGGAAGCCGGCGCAGCATTTCGACAGCGGCCAGATCGTGGGCGGAAGCGAGTGGCCCCGTATCGTGATCGACGTGTCGCTGCATCAGAACTCGGCATGCGTGGACACGTTGATTCACGTGGACGCGACCGATCCGATCGCGACCGGCATCGCCGCGACCGGAGCGTCCCAGGCGCCGTGGGTCAAGGTCGCGCCAAATCCCTTCCGGGGCGAGACCGAGTTCAGCCTGGCCGTGCCCAAGGCCGGCGAGGTCGAGGTCGTGGTGTACGACGCGAGCGGCCGCGCCGTACGGCACCTCCGGTCCGGATGGATGGCCTCGGGCGTTCACCCGCTCGTATGGGACGGCCGCCGGGACTCGGGGTCATCGTGCGCCTCGGGCGTTTACTTCGTCGGCGCGCGCGTGGGAACGGAGCGGATCACGAGTCGAATCGTCAAGGTGGACTAA
- a CDS encoding AarF/ABC1/UbiB kinase family protein, translated as RRTRHIARVLGANGLESIAEATGLRRFLPRFGKDGGNGEVRSQAERLRVAFGELGVTFIKLGQMLSTRADLLPPDVIAELSKLQDSAPPVPFEEIRRILMEDLPGPKLASFAWIEPQPLASASIGQVHEALLRDGTPVVIKVRRPGVVEQVDQDLQILRQAVEWVQVHTPLGHDYELRPLMAEFAATLRDELDYVREGQNATKMRIAFGDDRRVWIPRVHDELTTTRVLTMERVGGIKFTDAARLDRLGISRRALAETAVRLFLRQVFELGFFHADPHPGNFFVQRDGSLAVVDFGMVGRISESTQRHLMAAMLAGVREDAEALAEELYALGVAGARADRVSFERDLARLVSRYGSSSIRDLSAATVTDELFSIAFRHKLQLPSELAQLLRVINMAEGLGLSLDPDFRYLEFSTPVIRKLARRRYSPAALARRAGMAAVEAAELGADFPRRAARLLGRFERGEIAIKVDHRGLESATREFQRMTNRLVLAMLLAASIVALGLAAGIRMVPSLEPIVDWLFRIALLFSLAFGVSILWGMWRSGR; from the coding sequence CGGCGGGAACGGCGAAGTGCGATCCCAGGCCGAGCGGCTGCGCGTCGCCTTCGGCGAGCTGGGCGTCACCTTCATCAAGCTCGGCCAGATGCTGAGCACGCGCGCCGATCTCCTCCCTCCCGACGTGATCGCGGAGCTGTCGAAACTCCAAGACTCGGCACCGCCCGTTCCGTTCGAAGAGATTCGCCGCATCCTCATGGAGGACCTCCCCGGGCCGAAGCTTGCTTCGTTCGCCTGGATCGAGCCGCAGCCGCTGGCGTCGGCGTCGATCGGCCAGGTGCACGAGGCGCTGCTCCGCGACGGCACGCCGGTCGTGATCAAGGTGCGCCGGCCTGGCGTGGTCGAGCAGGTGGACCAGGATCTCCAGATCCTGCGCCAGGCCGTCGAATGGGTGCAGGTCCACACCCCGCTGGGACACGACTACGAGCTTCGCCCGCTGATGGCGGAATTCGCGGCCACGCTTCGCGACGAGCTGGATTACGTGCGCGAGGGGCAGAACGCGACGAAGATGCGGATCGCCTTCGGCGACGACCGCCGCGTCTGGATTCCGCGCGTCCACGACGAGCTGACCACGACGCGCGTGCTCACGATGGAGCGCGTGGGCGGCATCAAGTTCACCGACGCCGCGCGGCTCGACCGGCTGGGCATCTCGCGGCGGGCGCTCGCCGAGACCGCCGTGCGGCTCTTCCTGCGCCAGGTGTTCGAGCTGGGCTTCTTCCACGCCGATCCCCATCCCGGGAACTTCTTCGTGCAGCGCGACGGCTCGCTGGCCGTCGTGGATTTCGGCATGGTCGGGCGGATCAGCGAGTCCACGCAGCGGCATCTCATGGCCGCGATGCTCGCGGGCGTTCGCGAGGACGCCGAGGCGCTGGCGGAAGAGCTGTACGCGCTGGGGGTCGCCGGCGCGCGCGCCGATCGCGTTTCGTTCGAGCGCGACCTGGCCAGGCTGGTCAGCCGCTACGGTTCCTCCTCGATCCGCGACCTGAGCGCGGCGACCGTGACCGACGAACTCTTCTCGATCGCCTTCCGCCACAAGCTGCAGCTTCCGAGCGAGCTGGCGCAGCTCCTGCGCGTGATCAACATGGCCGAGGGGCTGGGGCTGTCGCTGGATCCCGACTTTCGCTACCTGGAATTCTCGACGCCGGTCATTCGCAAGCTCGCGCGGCGGCGCTACTCCCCCGCCGCCCTGGCCCGCCGCGCCGGCATGGCGGCGGTCGAGGCCGCCGAGCTCGGCGCCGACTTCCCGCGCCGCGCCGCGCGGCTGCTCGGCCGCTTCGAGCGCGGCGAGATCGCGATCAAGGTGGACCACCGAGGACTGGAGAGCGCGACGCGCGAATTCCAGAGGATGACCAACCGGCTGGTGCTCGCCATGCTGCTCGCCGCCTCGATCGTCGCGCTCGGTCTGGCGGCCGGCATCCGCATGGTCCCCTCGCTCGAGCCGATCGTGGACTGGCTGTTCCGGATCGCGCTCCTCTTCTCGCTCGCGTTCGGGGTGTCGATTCTCTGGGGGATGTGGCGGTCAGGCAGGTAG